TTTTGGAAAAAGGCGGCAGATTTCTCGTGGTCCCGAATTACAGCTGGGACGCATGTGAGAGCTTACTGAATCATTTAGTGGAAAAGATATCAGGCGCTTCGTGGGAAGAAGTGAAGCAGAGCCTTACCCAGCATTTTGATGTGGGCTAATGGGAGAGCAAAAACATGAGCACGGCTTTTACACCGTGCTCTACGTTTTATCGATTAACCGAACTGCTCTTCTTCAGTTGAACCATCAAGAGCTGTAACAGAAGACTGTCCGCCCTGGATACAGTTGGCTACTTTATCAAAATAACCGGTTCCAACTTCAGCCTGGTGACTTACGAACGTGTAGCCGCGGTCACGTGCTGCGAACTCTTTTTCCTGGAGTTCGACGTATGCCGTCATGTTCTTCTCAACATACTTCTGTGTGAGGTCAAACATGTTGAACCACATGCTGTGAATACCAGCCAGTGTGATGAACTGGAACTTATAGCCCATGGCACCTAGCTCACGCTGAAACTTGGCGATGGTTGCATCGTCGAGGTTTGCCTTCCAGTTGAAGGAAGGCGAACAGTTGTAAGCGAGCATTTGGTTCGGGTATTCCTTGTGAATTGCTTCAGCAAAGATCTTAGCTTCTTCAAGATCCGGCTTGCCCGTTTCGCACCACAACAAATCAGAGTACGGCGCGTAGGCGAGTCCACGAGCGATGGCTTGGTCCAAACCAGCCTTCGAACGATAAAAGCCTTCAGCAGTTCGCTCGCCAGTTAGAAACGGCTTGTCCCGGTCGTCTACATCACTGGTGACCATGTTCGCAGCGTTCGCATCGGTTCGTGCCAATAAGAGTGTCGGGCAACCCATCACATCAGCTGCCAAACGTGCTGCAATAAGCTTCTGCACTGCTTCCTGTGTAGGAACCAATACCTTGCCGCCCATGTGGCCGCACTTTTTCACAGATGCAAGCTGATCTTCAAAGTGAACGCCCGCTGCGCCTGCACCAATCATTTTCTTCATCAGTTCGAAGGCATTCAAGATGCCGCCAAAACCCGCTTCTGCATCAGCAACGATGGGAGCGAAGTAATCAACGCCGCCTTCTTCTTGATGGTCTGCCCACTGAATTTGGTCAGCACGACGAAAGGAGCTGTTGATGCGATTGACTACTGTTGGAACAGAGTTGGTTGGGTACAAGCTTTGGTCGGGATACATCGACTCGGCCTGGTTAGCATCTGCTGCAACCTGCCAGCCTGATAGGTAGATGGCCTTGATTCCCGCTTTGACCTGCTGAAGGGCTTGCCCACCGGTGAGTGCACCCAGAGCGTTGATGAAAGGCTCGTCATGCAGGTAACGCCAAAGCTTTTCAGCACCGCGTGTGGCCAGTGTTTGCTCGCTCTGTGCAGAGCCACGCAGGTTTACGACATCTTCTGGAGTATAACCCCGCTTAACATCTTTCCAACGGGGGCTTTCGGCCCATTCTTTGGCTAATTGTTCGACTTGTTCTTTACGCGATAGAGGTCTGATAGACATACGATACTCCCCCGAAAATTGTTAAGGCCGATCCGTGCCACAATCTTAGAGGCATCACAACACAAAAATGACGCGGGATGTCGAAAATAAGAAACATCAACATTTTCAGGATGTTAAGATCATCTAAATTTTCTTAGGTTTTTCGAAGGCTTTGGAGGCTCCGGTCGCGCTTGGGCCTGTGTTAACATTTTTTCACCAAAGTTCAGGGAGAAGAGTGATGCCAGGACGCGTAGGAGGTGGCCCAAAGCCGCCCGTATCAACCGATATTCAGATTCAGCCAGAAACCAGTGGAGATGTATCGAGCGCGGATGTTTTGTCGCCCAGTTCACCCATAACCAAACCTCCAGTAGACGAGTTGGTCCACTCTGATCACGGTGTTCGCAGTGAAGCGAGAGAGTTACCCGCTCTTGATAACCCTACGCGCTCGCCCTTGAGTACCGACGCACCGAAGCGTCTAAGTAACCCGCCTCCAGTTGAAGACGTTGAGCGACTCAAGACCGATGCATTTGCTTTAGCCAGTTTGGGTGGCGCCGTTGAAATTACGGAAGTCAAAGCTGAGACGTTTGGTGATGCATTCGATGATAAATGGGAAATTGTTCATCCAGGAGATTTGGCTGGCCTGAGTCCCC
The DNA window shown above is from Deltaproteobacteria bacterium and carries:
- the aceA gene encoding isocitrate lyase, whose amino-acid sequence is MSIRPLSRKEQVEQLAKEWAESPRWKDVKRGYTPEDVVNLRGSAQSEQTLATRGAEKLWRYLHDEPFINALGALTGGQALQQVKAGIKAIYLSGWQVAADANQAESMYPDQSLYPTNSVPTVVNRINSSFRRADQIQWADHQEEGGVDYFAPIVADAEAGFGGILNAFELMKKMIGAGAAGVHFEDQLASVKKCGHMGGKVLVPTQEAVQKLIAARLAADVMGCPTLLLARTDANAANMVTSDVDDRDKPFLTGERTAEGFYRSKAGLDQAIARGLAYAPYSDLLWCETGKPDLEEAKIFAEAIHKEYPNQMLAYNCSPSFNWKANLDDATIAKFQRELGAMGYKFQFITLAGIHSMWFNMFDLTQKYVEKNMTAYVELQEKEFAARDRGYTFVSHQAEVGTGYFDKVANCIQGGQSSVTALDGSTEEEQFG